One part of the Palaemon carinicauda isolate YSFRI2023 chromosome 23, ASM3689809v2, whole genome shotgun sequence genome encodes these proteins:
- the LOC137617579 gene encoding uncharacterized protein, whose amino-acid sequence MQQAKNDRAQAKRTFTRKCNIFEDTVGQASASTTLTEVYEEVCKAFDKVEVCHERICHNISGQVNEENMIASIKSIPEKHNELLQRVDQLTQIVTNLCKDNDTLQTGKCLLHEKGTHNTGSCSVFGNLGNFEKFETVRKRRACFNCLKAGHISNFCRLKNTCNVITEGQRCGKYHHPLLHGAFSQGLMYSTTLSVKSKYLVRDKALLMISKLYSNGTPLNTLWDPGSDITLITFATAYKLDLKGRDIELTITKVGRKVELIKSNEYVIKVTDLEGKHWYITAYGIEEITSEACKVDLTNIVLLFDDIRLSDVERPFGEIELLVGSDWCTLMPQVKQSVGNLQLMQNMFGYCIRGSHPSIKFESSNNSFNVKVNQISSVVKVEEINVNNNEFLRMDLDKFFNIESLGTYCIPKCGSRTLGDKSYTIREEKELDMISKGLEYNCEEKYWTVKYPWIRDPNELPNNVVVAIARMRSTEKRLTNIGYKYTQLYNDQIKDMLSRGVARKLSWKEMSEYDGPIHYIHHHEVLKESSTSTPVRIVFNSSADNKGHRLNDYWAKGPDLLNDLVGILLRFRQDNVAVIGDISKMYNAVRLKELEQHTHRFVWRDADYSRPPNHHVLTAVGFGDRPSGVIAITALKKTTSIKENEFPEIENIIDRNTYVDDIIFSCEDVNKAKKLMGNMNLVLNEGGFKIKHWIMSNNETLDNELKLLYADAKEDPMLVIFSDGSSVAYGACAYVRWGLEGDSYVSQLILAKNRIAPTKKLTIPRLELCGAVLSCRLRDIIVKQSDWKFKSIVHIVDSSIVRAQKESYGFNTFVANRVAEIQSRTDPTEWWWVNSKNNPADFTTRPCPPNALHENSMWQKGPAFMSRPFDT is encoded by the exons ATGCAGCAAGCTAAAAATGACCGAGCACAGGCCAAGAGGACCTTCACGAGAAAATGCAACATATTCGAGGACACTGTTGGACAAGCTAGTGCTTCAACAACGCTGACTGAGGTTTATGAAGAAGTCTGTAAAGCTTTTGATAAGGTTGAAGTTTGTCATGAGAG GATTTGTCATAATATATCAGGTCAAGTTAATGAAGAAAATATGATAGCATCCATTAAGAGTAttccagaaaaacataatgaattgCTCCAACGTGTAGATCAGCTAACTCAAATAGTCACTAATTTGTGTAAGGATAATGATACTTTGCAAACTGGGAAGTGCTTATTACACGAAAAAGGCACTCATAACACGGGGAGCTGTTCAGTATTTGGCAATCTAGGTAATTTTGAGAAGTTTGAAACTGTAAGGAAAAGGCGAGCATGTTTCAATTGTCTGAAAGCTGGTCATATATCTAATTTTTGCCGTCTCAAGAATACTTGTAATGTAATAACGGAAGGTCAAAGATGTGGAAAATATCATCATCCATTACTTCATGGAGCATTTTCACAGGGTCTGATGTACAGTACTACTCTTTCCGTCAAATCCAAATATTTAGTAAGAGACAAAGCACTGCTAATGATTAGTAAATTATACAGCAATGGCACACCTTTGAATACGTTGTGGGATCCTGGAAGTGATATAACACTAATAACATTTGCTACTGCTTATAAACTAGATTTGAAGGGTAGAGACATTGAATTAACTATCACTAAGGTAGGAAGAAAGGTAGAACTTATAAAGAGTAACGAATATGTAATCAAAGTGACTGATCTTGAAGGTAAACACTGGTATATCACGGCTTACGGCATAGAAGAGATAACATCTGAGGCATGTAAGGTAGACCTGACAAATATCGTTCTTTTGTTTGATGATATCCGTCTTTCTGATGTGGAACGTCCATTTGGTGAAATAGAGTTGTTAGTAGGATCCGATTGGTGTACACTTATGCCACAAGTCAAACAGTCTGTTGGGAATTTACAATTGATGCAAAACATGTTCGGATATTGCATAAGAGGCTCCCATCCATCGATTAAGTTTGAATCTTCGAACAATAGTTTCAATGTCAAAGTTAATCAAATTTCTAGTGTGGTTAAAGTAGAGgaaattaatgttaacaataatgaaTTTTTAAGGATGGATTTAGATAAATTTTTCAACATTGAAAGCTTGGGCACATACTGTATACCGAAATGTGGATCACGTACATTAGGTGATAAAAGTTATACAATTAGAGAAGAAAAGGAGTTAGACATGATTTCAAAGGGCTTAGAATATAACTGTGAGGAAAAATATTGGACTGTTAAATATCCCTGGATTAGGGACCCCAATGAATTGCCTAATAATGTGGTGGTAGCTATTGCAAGAATGAGATCAACAGAGAAGCGATTAACTAACATAGGTTATAAATATACACAACTGTATAATGATCAAATAAAAGACATGTTGAGTAGAGGCGTTGCAAGAAAATTATCTTGGAAGGAAATGAGTGAATATGATGGGCCTATACACTATATTCACCATCACGAAGTATTAAAAGAAAGTTCAACCTCAACCCCAGTCAGAATAGTGTTCAATTCTTCAGCAGATAACAAGGGCCACAGACTTAATGATTATTGGGCAAAAGGACCCGATTTATTGAATGACCTAGTGGGAATTTTATTAAGATTCCGTCAGGACAATGTTGCAGTCATAGGGGATATATCCAAAATGTATAATGCAGTAAGATTGAAAGAATTAGAGCAGCACACCCACAGGTTTGTATGGCGAGATGCAGATTATAGTAGACCCCCGAACCACCATGTACTTACAGCTGTGGGTTTTGGAGACCGACCTAGCGGTGTCATTGCTATAACAGCTCTTAAGAAAACTACTTCAATTAAGGAGAATGAATTTCCGGAGATCGAGAACATTATAGATAGGAatacatatgtagatgatattatTTTTAGTTGTGAAGATGTAAATAAAGCTAAAAAGCTTATGGGTAATATGAATTTGGTGCTAAATGAGGGTGGTTTCAAAATCAAACATTGGATTATGTCTAACAATGAAACTTTAGACAATGAATTAAAATTGTTATATGCTG ATGCAAAAGAGGATCCAATGCTAGTTATATTTTCAGACGGCAGTTCAGTTGCATATGGTGCATGTGCTTATGTAAGGTGGGGCCTAGAAGGGGATTCTTATGTATCGCAATTGATCCTTGCTAAGAACAGAATTGCTCCCACCAAAAAATTGACAATACCTAGATTAGAGTTATGTGGTGCCGTACTGTCATGTAGATTAAGAGATATAATTGTGAAACAAAGTGATTGGAAATTCAAATCAATTGTACATATTGTTGACTCATCAATTGTAAGAGCACAGAAAGAATCTTATGGATTTAATACCTTTGTAGCCAACAGGGTAGCAGAAATTCAGTCTAGAACAGACCCTACTGAATGGTGGTGGGTTAATAGTAAGAACAATCCAGCAGATTTCACCACTAGACCATGTCCTCCTAACGCCTTGCATGAAAATTCTATGTGGCAAAAGGGACCAGCCTTTATGTCGCGCCCATTTGATACTTGA